One window of the Chryseotalea sp. WA131a genome contains the following:
- a CDS encoding PD-(D/E)XK nuclease family transposase, whose protein sequence is MKAKYINPFTDFGFKKIFGEEASKPLLLDFLNALLPHQPKIIDLGFKNSEHLGQTEADRRAIYDIYCESESGEKFIVELQKAKQNYFKERTIYYSTFPIREQAEKGEWNYNLKAVYCVGILDFTFDDYEQDAEKNEVVHTIKLKNQNGKTFYDKLTYIYLEMPNFKRAEPELKTRLDKWLYFIKHLEDFQTIPTIFKDEIFIQAFEKAEIAKFGQEELEKYEMNLKIYRDYKNTVDTAFDEGKQEGRQEGKLEGKIEVAIKLKLRGVSSKDISEITGLHEGEIDKL, encoded by the coding sequence ATGAAGGCAAAATACATCAACCCGTTCACCGACTTTGGCTTCAAAAAAATATTTGGCGAAGAGGCCAGCAAGCCCCTATTGCTCGACTTTTTAAATGCCCTTTTGCCCCACCAACCCAAAATCATTGACCTTGGTTTTAAAAATTCTGAGCATCTGGGGCAAACAGAAGCCGACAGGAGGGCCATCTATGACATCTACTGCGAAAGCGAGAGCGGTGAAAAGTTCATTGTGGAGCTCCAAAAAGCGAAACAAAACTATTTCAAAGAAAGAACTATTTATTATTCTACTTTCCCGATAAGGGAACAAGCAGAAAAAGGCGAGTGGAACTACAATTTGAAAGCGGTTTACTGTGTGGGCATCTTGGATTTCACTTTTGATGACTACGAACAGGATGCAGAAAAAAACGAAGTGGTGCATACCATCAAACTGAAAAACCAAAACGGCAAGACCTTTTACGATAAACTGACCTACATCTACTTGGAGATGCCAAACTTCAAGAGGGCAGAACCTGAATTGAAAACCCGCTTAGATAAGTGGCTTTATTTCATCAAGCACCTGGAAGACTTTCAGACCATCCCTACCATTTTCAAGGACGAGATATTCATCCAAGCATTTGAAAAAGCAGAGATTGCCAAATTTGGGCAGGAAGAACTGGAAAAGTACGAGATGAACCTAAAAATCTACAGGGACTACAAAAACACTGTGGACACTGCTTTTGACGAAGGAAAACAAGAAGGAAGGCAAGAGGGTAAATTAGAAGGGAAGATAGAAGTCGCAATTAAACTGAAACTTCGAGGGGTTTCATCAAAAGATATTTCTGAAATAACTGGGTTGCACGAAGGCGAAATCGATAAACTATAA
- a CDS encoding helix-turn-helix transcriptional regulator produces MYIGTQLRKIRDKRKISQQEVADQLGVAQATYWNWENDESHFKLDHLPKLAEILQVDAADLLPEGSVVKIVNNKENKDNSVNAFEVKMEERVLNEKLLRSLEETITLLKEQNQVLKEENALLKAGARK; encoded by the coding sequence ATGTATATAGGTACTCAATTGAGGAAAATCCGTGACAAACGCAAAATATCGCAGCAAGAAGTGGCTGATCAACTTGGGGTAGCTCAAGCCACTTATTGGAACTGGGAGAATGACGAGAGCCATTTCAAGCTAGACCATTTGCCAAAGCTTGCAGAAATACTACAAGTAGATGCAGCCGATTTATTGCCAGAGGGATCAGTAGTAAAAATTGTTAACAATAAGGAGAACAAGGACAATTCGGTAAATGCCTTTGAAGTGAAAATGGAGGAGCGTGTATTGAACGAAAAATTACTGAGGAGCTTGGAAGAAACCATTACCCTGCTGAAAGAACAAAACCAAGTGCTGAAAGAAGAGAACGCCCTTTTGAAAGCGGGCGCAAGAAAATAA
- a CDS encoding aspartyl protease family protein: MACKPSDNLLTRLVGKYLHNEWFFSFKSGNETTTIPFEVINGWIIIKVKIGKEEHRFLFDTGASTSIEPEITNELFLPSIRDFTTIDANGIDRKVPLVYIPKLTLGNRTFTHIGAFSTSHQSTKCIGVKGVIGHNLLYGSVWKINFQDKTITISQQTDKSSFNLEKFNLIKIKTDWKKMMYLRLTTDRGQIDAVLDTGLPNYILINKKFINHFNKTDLVKKKINYIGSANSSLIDTISMYKANNIRLSDIPIDKDILIFSNLESSVGCGFLSYFQEIVINLREKRLLLSKNELSKVERKPVNINISWKDGVTRVTGLAINSKMEKAGLKTGDQIISINCISTDLFQNACEYKAFESTMDIYKSDIELSILRDGQKYNYTFSKDMMYE; this comes from the coding sequence ATGGCCTGCAAGCCTAGTGATAATTTACTTACCCGATTAGTTGGCAAGTATTTACATAACGAGTGGTTTTTTTCTTTTAAATCTGGAAATGAAACGACCACGATACCATTCGAGGTAATAAATGGATGGATAATTATTAAAGTGAAAATAGGGAAAGAGGAGCATCGCTTTCTTTTTGATACTGGAGCCTCAACAAGTATTGAACCAGAAATCACCAATGAACTTTTCCTGCCTTCAATAAGGGATTTTACAACCATTGATGCAAATGGAATTGATCGAAAAGTTCCCCTTGTTTACATTCCTAAATTGACTTTAGGGAATCGTACATTTACACACATAGGCGCGTTTTCAACTAGTCATCAATCAACAAAATGTATTGGTGTTAAAGGTGTAATTGGGCATAATTTATTATATGGCTCAGTTTGGAAAATAAATTTTCAGGATAAGACAATTACAATTTCTCAACAAACAGATAAAAGTAGTTTTAATCTTGAGAAATTTAATCTAATAAAAATTAAGACTGATTGGAAGAAAATGATGTATCTCAGATTAACTACTGACAGAGGTCAAATTGATGCCGTTCTAGATACGGGTCTTCCCAACTATATTCTCATAAATAAAAAATTCATTAATCACTTCAACAAAACCGATTTAGTTAAAAAAAAGATAAATTATATTGGTTCAGCTAATTCATCACTAATAGATACCATCAGTATGTATAAAGCTAACAATATTCGATTAAGTGATATACCAATTGACAAGGATATCCTTATCTTCTCTAATTTAGAATCTTCTGTTGGTTGTGGTTTCTTATCATATTTTCAGGAGATTGTAATCAATTTGAGGGAAAAGCGATTACTTCTATCTAAAAATGAATTGAGCAAGGTAGAGCGTAAGCCAGTGAATATAAATATTTCTTGGAAGGATGGTGTGACAAGAGTCACTGGTCTTGCTATTAATAGTAAAATGGAGAAAGCTGGCTTAAAGACTGGTGATCAAATCATAAGCATCAATTGCATCTCAACCGATTTGTTCCAGAATGCTTGCGAATATAAAGCATTTGAAAGCACTATGGATATTTACAAATCCGACATAGAATTATCCATACTTCGCGATGGTCAAAAATATAATTATACTTTTAGCAAGGATATGATGTATGAATAA
- a CDS encoding tetratricopeptide repeat protein — translation MKIGAKIFIFILITHFGCAQKQSNKKETKKKISVQDSIRLYKYLDKVGEFSLFSIKRQLYIDSALTIVPKASQLWQQKAMPLFKQKKYEIGMPYLDSAVKYDKTNHWLEYRAFIKCIFQKSYHAAIKDFNLAQKQNGNSYVMDHSYQFYKSLCYLQLNKFDSAEYLIDKEIKEEIKTRKEAHHLHWLYLGIVQFEKENYVEAIKSFDNGLKLYPQFSDIQFYKALCLYELKQNKQAVELLQSAKENLQKGYGINEDNAIYEAYPYQINKSMVEAFLEGFQEMEVNKK, via the coding sequence ATGAAAATAGGCGCTAAGATTTTTATTTTTATTCTGATAACCCATTTTGGCTGTGCCCAAAAGCAATCCAATAAAAAAGAGACGAAAAAGAAGATAAGCGTTCAAGATTCCATCAGGCTATATAAATACCTTGATAAAGTAGGTGAGTTCTCATTGTTCTCAATAAAGCGGCAGCTATATATCGATAGTGCACTCACCATTGTGCCTAAGGCATCGCAACTTTGGCAACAAAAAGCCATGCCGCTTTTTAAACAAAAGAAGTATGAGATAGGCATGCCGTACTTGGATAGTGCTGTAAAGTATGATAAAACAAACCATTGGCTTGAGTATAGGGCTTTCATCAAATGTATTTTTCAGAAATCGTACCATGCGGCAATTAAAGATTTCAACCTCGCCCAAAAGCAAAATGGTAACTCGTACGTGATGGATCACTCATACCAATTTTATAAAAGTCTTTGCTATCTGCAGCTTAACAAATTCGATTCTGCGGAATACTTAATCGACAAAGAGATTAAAGAAGAAATAAAAACCCGAAAGGAAGCGCATCATTTGCATTGGCTTTATTTAGGCATTGTGCAGTTTGAAAAGGAGAATTATGTAGAGGCCATCAAGAGCTTTGATAATGGGCTGAAATTATATCCTCAATTTTCAGATATACAATTTTACAAAGCGTTGTGCCTCTATGAGCTGAAACAAAATAAGCAAGCTGTTGAACTATTACAAAGTGCCAAGGAAAACCTTCAAAAGGGCTACGGCATCAATGAGGACAACGCTATATATGAGGCATATCCATATCAAATAAACAAATCTATGGTAGAGGCTTTTTTGGAGGGGTTTCAGGAAATGGAGGTAAACAAAAAATGA
- a CDS encoding MBL fold metallo-hydrolase, whose product MKRFFVSIFLVSMFSAVFGQTIDNYNKALSVLIKSQTAMGESNVSILVSIKGSIHNQDHYETPEKTKDLPLQETYGFFVNEKVAYLYREMQNRANTYQRTAVSKQDSLYERGYYDKSFSKLSTQDFAFEVAKTLPTEMLRLAYENRKSLRYLGEKSLYYLISFSYATNQNATLYINQQTYMLEKVETLGYSDIYGDVSFETVYKDFTDKNGIKIPSTRIDYEYGKPERELTYSDLRFDLKPDTSNLRIKWLPEYFRKKLSEPVSAKEQFEFSTISPTLDLVKILSQNNKALIAKFADYIALFEVPQGIDLNIQLIEELKKRYPDRPLRYLFVTHHHPDHAGGIRAYANQQITLITTAGNKEYFEKILTTSHSIGINKALYNEPIKLKMEFVPLTGDKIVKDKFNEVIGYEIGANTSHTSEHLAYYFPKSKILWTGDLLFFDQKETVYPAGARGKSIYDLIQTKKLAVGKIYTSWPLHGQKEFGTVDFLKKLVASN is encoded by the coding sequence ATGAAACGATTTTTTGTTTCGATCTTCTTAGTTTCTATGTTTTCAGCAGTATTCGGTCAAACGATTGATAATTACAATAAGGCTTTATCTGTTTTAATAAAATCACAAACCGCCATGGGCGAGAGCAACGTAAGCATTCTTGTTTCTATTAAAGGATCTATCCATAACCAAGATCACTATGAAACACCCGAAAAAACAAAAGACCTCCCATTGCAAGAGACGTATGGATTCTTTGTCAATGAAAAGGTAGCCTATTTGTACAGAGAGATGCAGAACAGAGCAAACACCTATCAACGAACGGCTGTTTCTAAACAGGATTCGCTCTATGAGCGTGGCTATTATGATAAATCTTTCTCTAAGTTGTCAACACAAGATTTTGCTTTTGAAGTGGCCAAAACCCTACCAACGGAAATGCTTCGGTTGGCCTATGAAAACAGAAAGTCGCTTAGGTACTTAGGTGAAAAATCACTTTATTATTTGATTTCATTCAGCTATGCAACCAACCAAAACGCGACACTTTATATCAATCAGCAAACCTATATGCTTGAAAAGGTAGAAACACTTGGCTATAGTGATATATATGGTGATGTCTCTTTTGAAACGGTTTACAAAGATTTTACAGATAAGAATGGCATAAAAATACCAAGCACACGCATAGATTATGAATATGGAAAGCCTGAGCGCGAATTAACTTATAGCGATCTTCGCTTCGACCTAAAACCGGACACTAGTAATTTGAGAATAAAATGGTTGCCCGAATATTTTAGGAAGAAACTAAGTGAACCTGTATCTGCGAAAGAGCAATTTGAATTTAGCACTATCTCGCCCACACTTGATTTGGTTAAAATTCTTTCGCAAAACAATAAAGCACTGATTGCCAAATTTGCAGATTACATTGCTTTGTTTGAAGTGCCGCAAGGAATTGACTTGAACATTCAACTGATAGAGGAATTGAAGAAACGTTATCCAGACAGACCGTTGCGTTATTTATTTGTAACGCATCACCACCCCGATCATGCAGGGGGCATAAGGGCTTATGCTAACCAACAGATAACGCTCATTACTACTGCTGGCAATAAGGAATACTTTGAAAAAATATTGACCACTTCACACTCTATTGGTATTAACAAGGCATTGTACAATGAGCCGATCAAATTGAAAATGGAGTTTGTGCCACTAACAGGTGACAAAATTGTCAAAGATAAATTCAATGAAGTGATTGGGTATGAGATTGGGGCCAATACATCACATACCTCAGAGCATCTTGCTTACTATTTTCCGAAATCAAAAATTCTGTGGACGGGCGATTTGCTTTTCTTCGACCAAAAAGAAACAGTATATCCTGCAGGGGCAAGAGGCAAATCAATTTATGATTTGATTCAAACCAAGAAATTGGCAGTTGGTAAAATATATACCTCGTGGCCACTTCATGGACAAAAAGAATTTGGCACTGTTGATTTTTTGAAAAAACTGGTAGCCTCTAACTAA
- a CDS encoding peptidase domain-containing ABC transporter: MDCGPTCLRMIAKHHGRSFDISYLRQLANLARDGSTLGGLADAAEKIGFATLALNSTYKDLATEIPLPCIAHWRQRHYVVVYEADEKQIKIADPAHGLINYTPEEFCKGWIPLKNVSMDTEGVLLLFETTPSFYDREGYTVSGKSPFKFLQRYFRPFRKFSFQLFVGLLVGSFVQLALPFLTQQIVDVGINTKNLNFIYLILAAQLMLFVSQTGIRVVRSWILLHITSRMNLRMLSDFLIKLMNLPISFFDSKSQGDLMQRIQDHNRIQSFLSATTLDVLFSVIPFVVFGFILSYFNLTLFIIFLVGSGLYMLWVLIFMKRRAEIDYKYFDQASGNQSSTIQLITGMQEIKLNGSEKRRRWEWEAIQARLFKLNMKSLVLSQSQNEGGQFINEIKNILISFVAAQSVISGQITFGGMLAVQYIIGQMNVPVNNFITFIRSYQDARLSIERLAEIHNKPNEESTEDQLVHELPAQKSIILQNVNFRYGSSAAALVLKNINLAIPEGKVTAIVGASGSGKTTLLKLLLKYYEPVEGQIYLGGNNLKNIGYNFWRSHCGVVMQDGFLFSDSIARNISESDENGAVDRKKLHEAVRVANIGGFIEELPMAYNTRIGASGMGISGGQKQRIIIARAVYKNPAFLFFDEATSSLDANNESIIMQNLEGFFKSRTVVVVAHRLSTVKNADQIIVLDKGEIVETGTHSELTTKQGYYYSLIKNQLELGN; this comes from the coding sequence ATGGACTGCGGACCTACGTGCCTGCGCATGATAGCCAAGCATCACGGCAGATCCTTTGACATTTCTTATCTTCGCCAATTGGCAAACCTTGCCCGTGACGGCTCTACGCTAGGCGGCCTTGCAGATGCTGCAGAAAAGATAGGATTCGCAACGCTTGCGCTTAATTCTACTTACAAAGACTTGGCAACAGAAATTCCATTGCCTTGCATAGCGCACTGGCGGCAGCGGCACTATGTAGTGGTGTATGAGGCCGATGAAAAGCAAATCAAGATTGCTGACCCGGCACATGGCCTAATAAATTATACTCCAGAAGAATTTTGTAAAGGGTGGATACCACTGAAAAATGTTTCGATGGATACGGAAGGTGTTTTGCTTTTGTTTGAAACCACCCCTTCATTTTATGATCGAGAAGGATATACAGTAAGCGGCAAATCACCGTTCAAATTTTTGCAACGCTATTTTCGTCCATTCCGCAAGTTCTCTTTTCAACTTTTCGTAGGCTTGTTAGTTGGTAGCTTTGTACAGTTGGCCTTGCCCTTTCTTACCCAGCAGATTGTAGATGTAGGTATCAACACCAAGAACCTGAATTTTATTTATCTGATCCTTGCCGCGCAGTTGATGTTGTTTGTCTCGCAAACAGGAATTAGAGTAGTGCGCAGTTGGATTCTGCTGCATATCACCAGCCGCATGAACCTACGGATGCTTTCGGATTTTTTGATCAAGTTAATGAACCTGCCTATTTCATTCTTTGACTCGAAGAGCCAGGGAGATTTGATGCAACGAATCCAAGACCACAATCGGATCCAGTCTTTTCTTTCGGCCACTACGCTGGATGTACTGTTTTCTGTTATCCCTTTCGTGGTTTTTGGTTTTATTCTCTCTTATTTCAACCTCACTCTTTTCATCATTTTTCTTGTTGGCTCTGGACTGTACATGCTATGGGTACTGATTTTTATGAAACGCAGAGCAGAGATTGATTATAAGTATTTTGATCAAGCCAGCGGCAACCAAAGCAGTACCATCCAACTCATTACTGGTATGCAAGAGATAAAGTTGAATGGTTCGGAGAAGCGCAGGCGCTGGGAGTGGGAGGCAATTCAGGCGCGGTTGTTTAAACTGAACATGAAAAGTTTGGTGCTTTCACAATCGCAAAACGAGGGAGGGCAGTTTATCAACGAGATAAAAAATATTTTAATAAGTTTTGTAGCGGCACAAAGCGTGATCAGCGGTCAAATTACGTTTGGTGGTATGTTGGCCGTACAATACATCATTGGCCAAATGAATGTGCCAGTAAATAACTTTATCACATTTATAAGAAGCTATCAGGATGCCAGATTGAGTATTGAACGCCTTGCTGAAATCCATAATAAACCCAACGAGGAATCAACCGAGGACCAATTGGTTCACGAGCTGCCGGCTCAAAAGTCTATCATTTTACAAAATGTGAATTTCAGGTATGGGAGCTCGGCCGCTGCATTGGTCTTGAAAAATATCAACCTTGCCATTCCGGAGGGTAAAGTAACAGCAATTGTAGGTGCCAGCGGGAGCGGTAAGACCACATTGCTGAAGTTGCTGTTGAAGTATTACGAACCGGTGGAGGGCCAAATTTACCTTGGCGGTAACAACCTTAAAAACATTGGTTATAATTTTTGGCGTAGCCACTGTGGGGTAGTTATGCAAGATGGATTTCTGTTTTCCGATTCTATTGCTAGGAACATCAGCGAATCGGATGAAAATGGTGCAGTAGACAGAAAGAAATTGCATGAGGCTGTTCGTGTTGCAAACATTGGTGGTTTTATTGAGGAGCTGCCAATGGCCTACAATACTCGCATTGGTGCGAGTGGCATGGGTATAAGTGGAGGCCAAAAGCAACGCATTATTATTGCTCGGGCGGTGTATAAAAACCCTGCATTTTTGTTTTTTGATGAGGCAACAAGCTCCTTGGATGCCAATAATGAGTCAATCATCATGCAAAACCTGGAAGGTTTTTTTAAGAGCAGAACGGTAGTAGTCGTTGCCCATCGCCTAAGCACTGTGAAAAATGCCGATCAGATTATTGTGCTTGACAAAGGCGAGATTGTTGAAACCGGAACGCACAGCGAACTGACCACTAAGCAAGGGTATTATTATTCGCTTATCAAAAACCAATTGGAACTAGGTAACTAA
- a CDS encoding HlyD family efflux transporter periplasmic adaptor subunit — MEDEDIDSRSEAVRDYLEQVPSGLTRWGSAVISSILLIAILLTWLIRYPTLVRADFKLTTQIEPKPVVARTDGRLEKLLIANHQLVSSDQLLGFLESAAHHEEVLQLETELNMIRQLFEKNDFTGFDTLRLASLEHLGDVQTSYQSFRQQFSQLNSLLGKKYYDKKIEFLKRDISELETMNRHQKSQYQLYKRDASLAESEFAMNQKLFADKVIAKLDLDREESKMLAKKLPLRNIETSILNNKAQIRSKQNQMIDLEKQVLEQKEGFRQSINSLNSSISAWKNRYLLISPSPGKILFANNLQEKENVKVGTELFQVFETTSVYVGTLTIPQDNSGKIKIGQRVLIKFQSYPFEEYGMVEGKVSSPPQLSSQDNKLFFAFVELPNGLKTNHNKTLAYNYGMAASAEIITEDLRLIERIFYTIRKVFNPS, encoded by the coding sequence ATGGAAGACGAAGACATTGATAGTAGGAGCGAGGCTGTGCGCGATTATCTCGAGCAAGTGCCGAGCGGGCTTACCCGTTGGGGTTCCGCTGTCATCTCCTCGATTTTGCTCATTGCTATTTTGTTGACATGGTTGATTCGCTACCCCACTTTGGTGCGTGCAGATTTTAAGCTCACCACACAAATAGAACCCAAGCCCGTGGTTGCGCGAACGGATGGAAGATTAGAAAAGTTATTGATCGCCAACCATCAACTAGTTTCATCAGACCAGCTATTGGGCTTCTTAGAAAGTGCCGCGCACCACGAGGAAGTGCTTCAATTAGAAACAGAATTGAATATGATCCGTCAATTATTCGAGAAAAACGATTTTACTGGTTTTGATACGCTTCGGCTTGCATCGCTCGAGCATTTAGGCGATGTGCAAACATCTTACCAATCATTTCGTCAACAATTTTCGCAGCTTAACTCCTTGCTTGGAAAAAAGTACTACGATAAAAAAATTGAATTTCTAAAACGGGATATTTCTGAATTGGAAACGATGAACCGCCACCAAAAAAGCCAATACCAACTTTATAAACGCGATGCCAGCCTTGCGGAGAGTGAATTTGCCATGAACCAAAAACTGTTTGCCGATAAAGTAATAGCCAAACTCGATTTGGATAGGGAGGAGAGCAAAATGTTGGCTAAAAAACTTCCGCTCAGAAATATTGAAACTTCAATATTGAACAATAAAGCTCAAATAAGGTCCAAGCAAAATCAAATGATCGATTTGGAGAAACAAGTGCTGGAGCAGAAAGAGGGTTTTCGTCAATCCATTAACTCGCTAAATAGTTCCATATCTGCTTGGAAAAATCGCTATTTACTTATTTCGCCCTCACCCGGAAAAATTCTTTTTGCAAATAATCTACAAGAAAAGGAAAATGTAAAAGTTGGGACAGAATTATTTCAGGTATTTGAAACTACGTCTGTTTATGTTGGTACATTAACAATCCCGCAGGATAATTCTGGCAAGATAAAAATCGGACAACGTGTATTAATAAAATTTCAAAGCTATCCATTTGAGGAGTACGGCATGGTGGAGGGAAAGGTTTCATCGCCCCCGCAACTATCCTCACAGGACAATAAGTTATTCTTTGCATTTGTTGAATTGCCCAATGGCTTAAAGACAAATCACAACAAAACGCTTGCCTATAACTATGGAATGGCGGCATCGGCAGAGATCATTACCGAAGACCTGCGGTTGATTGAGCGGATTTTTTATACGATAAGGAAAGTATTTAATCCTAGCTGA
- a CDS encoding Nif3-like dinuclear metal center hexameric protein, with protein MATTTIKDVTHYLEALAPKAYQESYDNSGLIVGNPFAEVTGILVTLDCLETIVAEAIANRCNLIVAHHPILFKGLKKLTGQNYVERTIIKAIKNDIGIYAIHTNLDNVDWGVNRKIADIIGLKNTRVLASKPNTLLKLTTFVPTKNKEKVIEALHAAGAGNIGNYSNCSFQVMGEGTFLPNEKSNPAIGKKGELERVEETRIEMILPEPMKTSVLGALHQSHPYEEVAYYLSRLENENQEVGAGMVGDLEIPLEPMEFLNGLKAKMNAKCIRHTQLTDRKIKRVAVCGGAGSFLLPQAIAAGADVFVSADFKYHEFFDADHKIIVADIGHYETEQFTKQLLTEVLSKNFTTFTTTFSKSNTNPISYL; from the coding sequence ATGGCAACCACAACCATTAAAGACGTAACGCACTATTTAGAAGCCTTGGCACCCAAAGCCTATCAAGAAAGCTATGATAACAGTGGTTTGATTGTAGGAAACCCTTTTGCAGAAGTAACCGGCATTTTGGTTACGCTGGATTGCCTGGAAACTATTGTAGCCGAAGCCATCGCCAATCGCTGCAACTTGATTGTGGCCCACCACCCTATCTTATTCAAAGGTTTAAAAAAACTCACCGGACAAAACTATGTGGAGCGCACCATTATCAAGGCGATAAAAAATGACATCGGCATATACGCCATCCATACTAATTTAGATAACGTAGATTGGGGCGTAAATAGAAAAATTGCTGACATCATTGGGTTAAAAAATACAAGGGTATTGGCATCAAAACCTAACACGCTTCTAAAACTTACCACTTTTGTGCCCACTAAAAATAAAGAGAAAGTAATTGAGGCATTGCATGCGGCCGGGGCCGGAAACATTGGCAACTATTCAAACTGTAGTTTTCAAGTGATGGGCGAAGGCACATTTTTACCAAATGAAAAATCTAATCCTGCCATTGGCAAAAAAGGTGAATTGGAGCGGGTGGAAGAAACAAGGATAGAAATGATTTTACCCGAGCCAATGAAAACCTCAGTGCTCGGTGCGTTGCATCAGTCGCATCCTTACGAGGAAGTAGCCTATTACCTGAGTCGATTGGAAAACGAAAACCAAGAGGTGGGGGCTGGTATGGTGGGCGATTTGGAAATACCTCTTGAACCAATGGAGTTTTTAAATGGTTTAAAAGCAAAGATGAACGCAAAATGCATTCGCCATACGCAACTAACGGATAGAAAAATAAAGCGGGTGGCCGTGTGTGGTGGGGCCGGCAGTTTCTTGCTTCCACAAGCCATTGCCGCTGGGGCGGATGTTTTTGTCTCGGCCGATTTTAAATACCACGAATTCTTCGATGCCGACCATAAAATTATCGTGGCTGATATTGGCCACTATGAAACCGAACAGTTTACGAAACAGTTATTGACAGAGGTTTTAAGCAAAAATTTTACTACTTTTACAACCACTTTTTCTAAATCGAACACAAATCCTATAAGTTATCTCTAA
- the lpxK gene encoding tetraacyldisaccharide 4'-kinase, translating to MKLIFWPFAALYNLVMKVRNHLYDIGHKPSFEFESVVISVGNLNVGGSGKTPMIEYLVRLLKDRYKLAVLSRGYGRKTKGFRVAQQADDATTLGDEPYQYFLKFGKEVMVAVGEERALAISTLLNEAEPPQVILLDDAFQHRSVVPQLSILLTDFSKPFYEDHLLPVGRLREGRSGSARADAIVITKCAGNVESRLAIDHQVKNYAGEKPIFFSGLKYRPAVSFIPPSDIGRKVLLVSGIANAQAMEEYVAAHFEMIKHIKFADHHHYSANDVVKIEETFVTVKAEAILTTEKDWVKLKSESLAAHLHKENWFYLPVETDFINCGSEFDAMVNLLVATRLEELSQVTKG from the coding sequence TTGAAATTGATTTTTTGGCCTTTTGCGGCACTGTATAACCTTGTAATGAAGGTGCGCAATCATCTATACGATATTGGGCACAAGCCTTCATTTGAATTTGAGTCGGTGGTCATCAGTGTGGGCAATTTAAATGTGGGGGGATCGGGCAAAACCCCCATGATCGAATACTTGGTAAGGCTGCTGAAAGATCGATACAAGCTTGCCGTGCTTAGCCGTGGCTATGGTCGCAAAACGAAAGGGTTTCGAGTTGCCCAACAGGCAGATGATGCAACTACGTTGGGTGATGAACCCTATCAATATTTTTTGAAATTTGGAAAAGAAGTGATGGTGGCAGTTGGCGAAGAGCGTGCGTTGGCCATTTCTACATTGCTCAACGAAGCAGAGCCACCCCAAGTGATTTTATTGGACGATGCTTTTCAACATCGCTCGGTGGTTCCACAATTATCAATTTTGCTCACCGATTTTTCAAAACCTTTTTATGAAGATCACTTGCTACCGGTTGGGCGTTTGCGCGAGGGCAGGAGTGGGTCAGCTCGTGCAGATGCGATTGTGATAACCAAATGTGCCGGAAATGTGGAATCGCGGCTAGCCATCGACCATCAAGTAAAAAATTATGCGGGCGAGAAACCTATTTTTTTCTCGGGTCTCAAATATCGTCCTGCTGTTTCATTCATTCCTCCGAGCGATATCGGCCGAAAAGTATTGCTGGTGTCGGGCATTGCCAATGCGCAGGCCATGGAAGAGTATGTGGCAGCCCATTTTGAAATGATCAAGCATATAAAATTTGCAGATCATCACCATTACTCGGCTAATGATGTTGTAAAAATTGAGGAAACTTTTGTAACAGTCAAAGCCGAAGCGATTTTAACAACTGAAAAAGATTGGGTAAAACTCAAATCGGAATCATTAGCAGCTCATCTGCACAAAGAAAACTGGTTTTATCTGCCCGTTGAGACCGATTTTATCAATTGTGGTTCGGAATTTGATGCCATGGTGAACCTTTTGGTGGCCACTCGCCTAGAAGAATTGAGTCAGGTCACAAAAGGATAA